The Chryseolinea soli nucleotide sequence TTAAACAGGCCATCACTCTTCAATCCCCAGATCTCGCCCAGTCGTTGTCCCTCATAGAATTGCGTGAGGTTCTTGTTGGGGTTGTCAAACCGGGTAACGTACGAGCGGTTGTCCGACAAGATGAATCTGGCGTTGAAGTGGAACGGCTTTGCCGCTACCGAAAACTCGTCGTCATAGGCCAGGGACATTTCCCAGCCCTGCGTTTTCAGGTCTGCTGCATTTTCGAGCGGCGGGTTTGCTCCAAAAACACCGGGAAGGGTTTTTCCAGGCATGAGCATGTCTTTGGTGTCGCGTCGGTAGATATCAAACGTCGCGCTGATGCGTTGCTGGAGGAAGCCCAGGTCGATACCAAGATTTCGGGTATAGACTTTCTCCCAGGTATAGTTGGACGATACTGGTGCAGGTGCCGAGATCATCGTCGGGCGGGCGCCGTCGAAAAGGTAGCTGGCGGTGCCGGCGTACATCAATTCGCGATATCCATATTCTCCCACACCGGATTGATTTCCCAGCGCGCCGTAGGATCCACGCACCTTGAAGGCGTTCACTACACCTGACAACGGTTCCCAGAAACTTTCTTTATCCAGCCTCCAGGCAGCAGAAGCCGACGGGAAAAATCCAAAGCGTTTGTCCTTTGGGAACTTGGACGAGCCATCATAGCGTCCGTCCAATTCCACGATGTAACGATCGTTGTAGATATAATTCAGGCGGTAGAAAGCTCCCCGGATAGACCAACTCTTGATTCGCTCGCCAACGGTAGGTATGCCGGTAGCCAGCTGTGGTGTGGGGAGTGCAGTGGAGATCACCCCGGTCCGGGCCATCGTCGTCGTTCCGAGATTACTGAATTCCTGGTTGTATCCAACAATGGCATTGAAGTAATGACGGCTCAAGGTCTTTTCGAACGTAGCATATGTGTTCGATACATAATAGCTATAGAAGGCAGCGGACCGGTAGGCGGTGTTGCTGCCTTGCGTACGGATGTCGCCGGGACCGTATCCGATGTCATATTTCCGTTGATAGCTTGTGGAGTCGGTGTTGTCGCGGCGCACGGTGAAATCAGAGTTGATGCGCAGCATTCGGTTAAAGAATGAAAGCTCCCCGCTGAACGTGCTTTGAAGCATATTTATTTTATTGTTGGTCTGGCCGCCGTTGGTGAGCTGCGCGCCGAGGTATCCAACATCGTTGTTCGCCCAGGTCCCATCGGGGTTTTTGTCCCAGCTGGTGGGGGTAAGATTGTAAAGGTTTTGGAGGTCCATATAGAAAGGCTTCACCCGGTCGGTGAAGGCCACCGAGGTGTTGTTGCCGATTGAAAGCCACTTATAGGGTTTGAAATTTATTTTTCCCCGGAACGAGTAACGATCAAATTTGTCTTTGGCCAGTTTGAGGGCTCCGTTTTGAGAATCGTATGACCCGGAAAGATAATAAGACGTGTTGCCCGCCTTGCCGGATAACGACAGGTTTTGACGTTGCGACACGGTGGGATTGTCGAGGTAGTATTTTGTCCAGTCGCGATTCCCCATGTATTGCCATTGGGTGTTGTCGTTTGGATTGAGCCGCACGGGCGCGCTGGAGTTTGGATCGTCAGAGCGTTCTTTTGCCCATTGGTATTGCTCTGCCGTATAATTGACATAATCCCAAGGCGTGTTGTCCGTTGACGTTTCCTGCAACCGCATATAGATGTAGGGATCGGTTATTTTATTGGGAAGGATGGTGGGTTTGCTCCATGAAAAATTGTTCGTGTAGTTCACCTGGATACCATCTTGTGTGCCGGTTTTGGTCGTGATCAGGATCACACCATACGCTGCCCGGGCGCCGTAGATCGCCGCCGACGAAGCATCCTTCAAGACGGAAATGCTCTTAATGTCTGCCGGGGCAATAAAGTTGAGATCTTTGGGATCCATAGGCACATTGTCCACCAGGACCAGGGGCTGTCCGTTAGCACTCAGGGAGGTGATGCCCCGGATATTAATGTTGGGTGTACCGCCTGGCTCGCCACTCAGAAAATCGACGTTGAGGCCGGCCACCGCTCCTTGTAGGCCCTGACCGACATTCGTAATGGGTCGAGCCTCCAGCACTTTCCCTTCGATCGCATCGACGGCGCCGGAAAGATTCGCTTTCTTCTGCTCTCCAAAGCCGACGACCACCACTTCCGCCAGGGAGGTCGTGTTCACTTTGAGCGGAACATTGATCATCGTTTGGCCGCCGACAGGTATTTCTTCCGTCAGGTAACCAATGAAGGAGACCACCAGCACGTCGTTGGCTCCGGCTTCCAGCGAAAACTTCCCATCCACATCGGTAATCGTGCCCTGGGTGGTTGACTTGATCAAAATATTGGCCCCTACGATAGGGGTACCGTCAGCGGCGTCGGTGATCGTGCCCTGAACGCGTGCGCTTTGTGCCATAACCGGGAACGACGCAATGACCATGAGCACCATGCACACGGTCATCACTCTTGTCGCGGTTAGCATCTGATTGTAGAAATGATCCATAATTTGGGTTTTGGTTGAGTTTGATAGGTTAGATCCAAATGGGTATTCAAATGTATCGTTTCAAAATAGATTGAATGACCATTCAATTAAATTTAACAGATTCTTCATATTGGAACAAATTCATTTAATTTACTTTGACAAAAGTTTAATACATGGGAAGAATAAGCCTCAAAGACACCCGCCAGAAAGAAATTATCCTGGCATTTTATACCGTTGCGAAAAAAATAGGACTCGAAAATGCCTCGATTGCCAAGGTGGCCGACCATATGGACATCAATCCCAGCCTGATCGTACACTATTTTAAAACCAGGGAAGCGTTGTTTTCCGGACTCATTGACTTCATTTTGGAGCAATACAGCGACATTTACAAAACAAACGGGCAGGACTATACCAATGCCCGCGAACTGAAACAGCTCATCGACAACCTATTTTCAAGAAAATGGAACAAGCTTTTTGACGACAGCGTGTTTTACAGTTGTTATGCGCTGGTCTACAGGGACAAGAAAATACGATCGGCCTTCAAAGCCCTGCACGATTCCCTCCGCAAGCTGCTGACGGACGCCCTGCAAAAGGCCAATAAAAACGGTGTGATCAGCATCCGCAACGAAAAAGAAACGGTAGAGATAATTTTTGCGCTCATGGAAGGAGCCTATTACTACCTGGGCATGATAGATTCCAAAACAGACTATACCCGCAAACTCAACATGCTGAAAAAACATGCGCTTCTGCAGTTGGGATTGTAGCGGCAGTATATGAAATCAAGTTGAACCACCTTTCTTCGCTCGCTGAAGCTTTAGCGAAAGCTGGGCGGCTTAATATATTATAGAGCACGTCAGCGCTCTTTATTAATTATACACTTTCTGTTTATCGCTTGATTTTCAAAATACGAAGGATAGAAAGACTCGCGATCACCACCCAAATGACATTGACAAACAGGTTGGGCGTATCGGATTTATGATAGGAAAGGACGACCAGGCAAATGCCTCCAAAAGCATTCAACGCGTGATAATTTATCCGGTCGGGCTTCATTTTGCCCAAACTCAATAAACCATAAGCAACAACATAGGCCACTACGCCGGCCCACCCGATAATTTCTATCATTACGCTATGTAGAAGAGCCGTTTAAAAAAATAATCATTCAATAATTGCGGATGCTTTTGGGTGTCCTAACTAATTTTCAATTTTGAACAGTTATTCAATATATTACGATTTACAAAAATTACGCATATCCCTTTTATGATAAAAGTTAAATTTCTGTTATCTATTCTGTGTTTTCACCTGGTCGTTTTAGGACACGCGCAACGCAAGGCGGTTTTTATTATTCTTGACGGCATACCGGCGGACGTGATCGAAAAAGTTGAAACGCCCGTGCTCGATGAAATTTCCTCCAAAACGGGGTACACACACGCATACCTTGGCGGCGAAAAAGATGGCTACAGCCAATCGCCCACCATTTCGGCCGTGGGCTACAACCACGTGCTCACCGGCGTTTGGACGAACAAACACAATGTTTGGGACAACGACATTGAAGCGCCGAACTATCACTACTGGAATATTTTCCGCATCGCCAAAGCATCCAACCCGAATGTAAAGACCGCCGTGTTCTCTTCGTGGACCGACAACCGCACCAAACTGGTTGGTGAAAACTTGCCGGCAGCCGGCGGCGTGAAACTGGATTATTCCTACGATGGATTGGAATTGGATACCGTGCGTTTCCCCCACACCAAAGACGCGAAGCACATGTCCGATATCGACGAAGCCATATCGACCGAAGCCGGAAAATACATTCTCGAAAACGGGCCGGACCTCTCGTGGGTGTACCTGGAGTTCACCGACGACATGGGCCACATGTACGGCGACAGTCCCTCGTTTTATGATGCCGTGAAAAAAGCCGACGCGCGCGTCGGTAAAGTATGGAACGCCATAAAAGAACGCGAACGAAAATTTGGCGAAGAGTGGATGATCGTCATCACCACCGACCACGGCCGCGGCGCAAAAACCGGCAAAGATCATGGTGGCCAAAGCGATCGCGAACGCACCACCTGGATCGTCACAAATGGCAAACCGCTAAATGCCCGCTTCCACCAGACACCTGGCGCGGTCGACATCGCGCCTTCCATTCTTACGTTTATGAATCTCTCTATTCCGGAGGATATTAAAAAGGAGATCGACGGTGTGTCTTTTATCGGCGATGTGTCGGTCAGCAATCTGAAAGCCATTCGCACCGGCGACAAGGTCGAACTGAGCTGGAGCGTACTCAATCCAACCGGTGAAGTGGAAATTCAGCTCGCGACAACGAATAATTTTGCAAAAGGAGGGATCGATACCTACACTACTCTGGGGAAAGCGCCGGTCAAGGCAGGTAAATACACGTTCAACCTTCCTGCGCCGGCATCAGCCGATGTCTACAAAATATTGATCAAGGCCCCTTTTAACATGACCAATACCTGGGTTGTGAAAAAGGATCTCAAGAAACGCAAAAGCTGACGTCAAAACCGGAGGATCCCGCGTGTGTTGGCTTCACATGATTTGAGGAAGCAAACGCGCGCGGGTAACAGCCGGTTAGAAATACGAGGAAAATCCAAATTGGAAGCCGGCGGTTTTTGAAGCGGGGTTGCCCAGGATGTCGACTTGCCAATTGTAGCGATAGTTCAGACGGATCACCGTTTGTGATGTGGGCCTCCAACTGATCCCCGGCACGATGGAAAAGAAATCTTCCCGGATGTTGCCACCGGTTTCCATGAACGTGCCTTTGTTCCAATCCACATACTCGATCCGGAGAGCGGCGTTGACAACCGATCTTTCAAACCCGAGCAAACTTCCTTTTCGGATCGGTTGAACCACGTCCATATATCCACCCACCTGACGTTTGCCATATTGCTGGCTATAGGAATCGGGAACGTCAACATGAACAAAGGCCCACTCGGCTCGGATGTAGGTGTTTGTCACCGGCACCGTGGAGGTGAAATCGACGGCCCAGGTGTCCACTCTTCTTTTCTTGTCGATGATCAGGCCGTCTTCCTGGAATTTATTATAGACTCCGCCCATATAGGAAAGACCGAGTTCGCCGATTCGCTTGTTGCGCAGCGCGACCTTGGCGGTGATCAGCGGCTCACCGTTAAAGCTTTCTTCAAACCGGTCGGCGTTCAGTTTTGTGGCAGGAAGGAACGTTTTATTTTCCGCGTTGCTGATGATCTTGTCGTCAAAGCCGTTGGTGAGATACACTTCATAGGCATAGACCCAGTCCTTCTTGTACAACTTCCCGTAAAGACCAAACCCCACGTTGCTCCACGTGGCCGGCAGCATTTGTGTGGCAGAAATAGGTCGGTCAATAAATTCCCATTTGGGGCCGTCATGGTTTTGGTTGAACGCCCCGATGGGGTTCATGATCACCCCACCGCGAAGATTGAGCAAGGGATGGAATTCAAAATCGACGGAAGCAAATTCAATGTTGATTTCCTTTGTGCCGTCTTCGAATTCAATTTCAGACAAGAATTTTATTCGTCGGTAGATGCTGGAGGCAATAAACAATGTCAACCGGCGCATCTGAAATTGGTGTCCTTCCGAAACGCCATCGGTCCCGAGGTGTTGCCAGTTTGCTTCCACGTATCCGCCCACGGCAACCGGCAATTTGCCCACCGAGAGGAACGGCCGGTTGTAGACCGCGTCCATGTTGAGGAGCAATTTCGTAGTGTCCTTTGGAGCACGTCGCAGCAGCGTGGAATCGATCTGGCCGCTCGCGCGAAAGGTTAACAGCAACAAAACAAGTATACCGAAGAGTAAAGGTCTTTTCATGATTGTCGTAGGTCTATTTTGATCTTGCCATCACCCACCGTGACCGGGAATGATCTTAAATTTTTCTCCGCAGGCCCCTGGCTCACCGTGCCCTTGTTGTTGAATTCACTGCCGTGACTGGGGCAATGCAAATGATCGCCCGAGGCTTGCAGTTCGGAACCCTGGTGCGTGCACTTCATCCACAAGGCGCTGTATTCATTTTCCGAAAAGCGGTACACGTAGATGGGAAACTCCAGCGTATCGTTTTGCACCAGGATATAGGGGCGTATAACGGTCTGCTCTTTTTTGAGATAGCTGAATTCAGAAAGTGGCACAACGATCCCATTGGCTTCGACGGTGCCCGTGGCGTAGTGTGTACTCTGGCAGTTTGTTAAGACCAGGGGAGCGAGGCTGCCGCCGAGACAACCCAGGCAGGTTTGCCGGATAAATTTTCTTCTGTTCATACTATTGCCCCTACAGGTTTTCGAGGAATTGAATCAATTTGGTTTTGTCATCGTCAGAAAGATTCACATACCGCTCTCTCGCTTGCGTGGCCTCTCCGCCATGCAATCGGATGGCATCTTGAATACTTCCTGCGCGTCCATCGTGTAGGAGGAAATATTTTCCGCCTTGCGAATTTTTTGAAAGCCCCAAGCCCCACAGCGGGGGCGTTCGCCATTCGTAGGTTTTTGCTGATCCTTCCGTATAGCCATCGTCTAACTCCGGACCCATATCGTGTAGCAACAAGTCGCTATAGGGTGCAAATACTTTATGGGCCAATGCGTTGATGGAAGAATTTCCCGTTTTCATTTCGGGCCGGTGGCATTTGGCGCAGCCCGTGGTGTTGAAGATCTGCGCGCCCGAAACGAGTTCGTCCTTTTGTCCGCGGGCAATGGGCGCTTTTAGGGTCTTCAGATAGAACACCACGTCGTTGACTCTTTGGTTGGGAATTTCGGGGTCGATCTCCAGTCCCGAATAAGTGTCGTAAGGTTCGTAGGTTGTGGTGATGCCGATGTCTTGATTATAAGCCGTCACAGTTTGTTGAAGGAGATCGTAGGTGGCGCCCTTTTTGCCAAAGCGGCCGATATACTTTTCGTCCTTTTCGACACTGCCTTCACGGGGCGTAACATATCCTTTTAATGCGATCCAGTTGGCCACGCCGCTGATGCCATCACCATCCTGGTCGTCAGGGTCGGCCCAGCTGAGGATCTCTTCGTCGGCCACCGCATCGATGAAGCCCAGGCCTGTGTTGGCGGGCGGTGTAAATTTTGAGAAGGGAGCACCAGCAGGAATGTTTTCAGGGGCATACCCCGGGAGGGCCCGGTGCTGCAATTGGGGACCGCCCATATTTAAAAAGAGATTGCCTCTTTCGTCGCTTTGGCCAAACCGGGTGAGGGTGGTGAAGGGATGACCTTTGCCATCGCCCGCATGACAACTGCCGCATGACGTGGCGACAAACAAGGGCCCTAAACCATTTTCGGAAGTGAAAATGTCGTTGTTGAAGGCTGCATCGCCGTTCAGAAAATGCTGATTCTCAGCCGCAGACAGTCCTTCCACGGGACCGTCCAAAAGGGAATCGCTTTCGCGTGCGCCGGGCTCGAATTCGGAGCAGGCCGCGCCCAGTATCAAAAATGCAAAAAGGCTCGGCCGGGAAAATATTCGGGTATTCATCGAACAAAAGTACGAATGTTAGAATTAAAATGTTAGATGAATCTAATAAAATAAATTTAATATTCTTACCCAGAAATTGCGATTTTTGACATAAATCGAGGCTATGGGGTCATTAACGGAAGAAAACTATATCAAATCGATCTACTCCTTATCCGGCGAAACCGGCGAAGTTTCGTTTACTGACCTCGCCCGGAAACTGGAAGTAAAACTTCCCACGGTCAACAGCATGGTAAAAAAGCTGGCCGTCAAAAAGATGATCGTTTATGCTCCCTATAAAGGCGTGAAGCTCACCGAAAAGGGAAAAAAAGAAGCGCTGTCGATCATTCGAAAACACCGCCTGGCCGAGTTGTTCCTCGTGAAAGTGATGGGATTGGGATGGGAAGAAGTGCACGACATCGCCGAGCAACTGGAGCACGTGGACTCACCGCGCTTTTATGACCGGATGGATGAATTGTTGAACTTCCCCAAAGCCGATCCCCACGGCGAGCCCATCCCGGATACGGATGGAAAACTCCCTGCAAAAAAACACATCGCCCTGAGCGAAGTCGCGGAAGGAAAAACCGTAAAGATCATCGCCGTGTCGGTCGATGAAAAACCTTTCCTGGATCTCCTCAATATCAAACGCATCCACATCGGCGACACCATCACCATCCAAAAGCGCGAACCCTTCGACGGGTCCCTCGCGATCCTGAAAGCCGGCCACGAGATCATCCTAAGCCAGCAGGTAACGGAGCGGCTGTTTGTCGAATGACATGGCGGGCTCCGGATCCATCCGCGTAGTTGCGGTTAACTTTCCTTAAAAAAGGATTATCTTTAATCATGCTCATCACCTGGCGGTCCCTATGGCCGGTTAGCTGTAGTCATCCGTCTAAATGAAATAGTATATATGTCCGATTTCTTCCAGTGGTTGCCCGGATTCTTCGTTGTCGTTGACGCGAATTTCAAGATCGTGTCGGCCAATAAGTCTTTCGTGGAGCATGTCTCGCAGGCTCAGGGAAACATCATCGGCAAAGAAATATTTACGGTGTTCAACGCCCCGCAGCCCGTGCTGCAGGCCGCGTTAGACAGTGTTCTGATCCATAAACAACCGGGCCCCCCGTTGCTTTTTGCCGACGCCGACAAAACGGTCAGGATCGAATGCACACCCGTACTCGAGGGCGCAGGGAATCCCTTCATCATTCTGAAGGTAGAGTACATCCCCGGCATCGTTCAACCCGCAACCGATCCTCACGATCTTTTCGTTACCCTGTTCGAATACAATCCCGCCGCCCTGGCGATTTCACGTTTGCACGACGCCAAGATCATCAATGTGAACGAGTCGTTATTGCGACTGCTCGAGTTTTCCGGCAAGGCCGAGGTGGTTGGCAAGACCTCTGAAAGTTTGAACCTGATGGACAACCCGGAACAACGAAACGAGATCATCCGTCAGTTGAAAGAAAATAAGAAGGTGATGAATACGGAAGGCAGTCTCCGTACGCGGAAGGGAAATGTGAAATGGACGTCGCTGTCGCTGCTGTTGGTGAACCTGAACGACGAACCCTGTTTGATGGCCGTCATGATCGACATCACGGAAAGAAAAATCGCGGAGGACAAATTAAAACGCATCAATGCCGATTTGGAGGAACTGGTCACGGAACGGTCGAAAAAAATGATCGAAACGGAGCTTGAATATCGCTCGGTCATCGAGCAGGCAACGGATGGTATTTTTATTTCCGACGCCAAAGGAAAATACATCGATGTCAACCCCAGTGCCTGTGCGCTGCTGGGGTATACCAAGGAAGAGTTCCTGGAAATGACCACGCAAGATGTGCTTCAACCGGAAGAAGCGAGACGCAACCCTCCAAAGTTTGCCGAATTGCTGAATGGCCAAAAGATCTTGAGCCGGCGGAACCTGATCCGGAAAGACGGTTCTGTCGTTCCCGTCGAGATCAGTGCACGGATGCTCACCAACGGTCGCATGTTGGGGATGGTGCGCGACGTCACCGAACGCCAGCGGGAGGAAGAAGCCATCCAAAGCATGAACACCGCCCTGGAGGAAAAAGTGAAGGAGCGGACGGCCGCGTTGGAGCGGAAGGTGATGGAATTAAAAGAGAGTGAAGATAAATTCGAAAAGGCGTTCAAGGCGAGCTCTGCCGGCATCACCATCACCCGGCTTTCGGATTCGCGGTACGTGGAAGCCAACGATGCTTTTTTGCAAATGGTCGGTTGCTCCCGGGAAGAGGTGCTTCATCACAGCTCCACCGAGCTGGGGTTGATCGTGGATATAAAACAGCGGGAGGAGGTTTTGAAGGCTTTGATCCGCGACGGTTCTTTCAAGCATATGGAGATGACCATAAAACGAAGAACGGGCGAATTGGTGGAGATCTTGTCATCCATCGAAACCATTCAGCACGGCGGAGAGAAGTTTGCCATCAACATCATCTACGACATAACCGAACTCAAACACGCCCAACAGAAACTGGAGATCGCGAACCGGGAGTTGGAAGCGTTCACCTATTCTGTTTCCCACGACTTGCGCGCGCCGCTCCGGGCCATCATCGGCTATTCGGAAATATTGAAGGAAGATTTTGATCCTGTTCTGAACGACGAAGGAAAGAAACAGCTCAACCGGATCCAGGACAACGCCTCCAAAATGGGGCGTTTGATCGATGACCTCCTGGCGTTCTCCAAGCTCGGCAAACAGGAACTGGCCAAAGCACAGATCCAAACCGCCGCGCTGGTCGAAAAGAATATCCACGACCTCGTTGCGTCAACCCAAACCAACGCCGAGATCATCGTGGAAACGCTGGAGCCTTCTTTTGGCGACCTGTCGATGCTGAACCAGGTGTGGCAAAACCTGATTTCCAATGCCATTAAATATTCTTCAAAAAAAGAAAACCCCGTCATCCGCATCGGTTCTTTTTCCGAGGGACATGAGGTGGTTTATTACATCAAAGACAACGGCTCGGGCTTTAATATGGATTATGGTCACAAACTGTTTGGCGTTTTCCAGCGCCTGCACAAGTCCACCGAGTTTGAAGGAACCGGCGTGGGGCTGGCCTTGACAAAAAGAATCGTCGACAAACATGGTGGCCGCATTTGGGCCGAAGGAAAAGACGGGGAGGGGGCTACGTTCTTTTTTTCCCTTCCCCCGATGCCAGCGGATTAAAGAAAGAATGGCAAACGTCCATCCATAAAATTGCAAGGGATGCCAAAAAAAATAGACTATACCGCCACAGCGCAGCGAATTTTCGCCCAATTCCCCTTCCTCACTTTTCTGAGCATTCAAATAAATTTCTGGATCATCGCCAACGTTCTCCTGGGGACGATCATGCACCTGCAAACCCGTTCGGTTGGCGAAACCTTTCATTTGACCGGATTAGGTCGGCTGACCCCGGTGCTCATGGTTTGTGTCACGATAGGGATTTTGAATGGTGTGTGCCTTGGATCGGCCGACTATTATTTTGACAGGAAAATGGCCAGGAAGCAATCGCTGGGACGGCTCCTCCTTTTAAAGACCGTCATATCCGTCAGCGTTTTACTTCTCTTTTTTGCGCTCCTTCGATTTGTGTTATTTGATTGGGTGCGCTCCCCGCAACTGGCTTCCGGCCTGAGTCCTAAGTCATGGGAATATATCTTTTATATCCTGGCGATCTATTATTTCTTTATGACCCTCCTGATCAACTTCATCAACCAGGTGAATAAGAAATATGGTCCAGGAGTATTGGTCCCCTTGCTGCTGGGAAAATATAGTATTCCGAAAGAAGAGGAGCGGATCTTTATGTTCATGGATTTGAAATCCTCCACGTCCATTGCAGAAAAATTGGGTCACATAAAATACAGCGAATTCATCCGGGATAGTTTTATGGACATTAACCGGGAGCTGTTGCCCTATCGCGCAGAAGTTTACCAATATGTAGGCGATGAAATTGTGGTGACCTGGCGAGTGCCCGATGGACTAAGGGACTTTTGCTGTATACGATTTTTCTTTGCCAGCGAAAAACATTTTTTAGACAGAGCGGAATACTATACAACGAACTATGGTTTTCTCCCGCACTTCAAAGCGGGCCTGCACATGGGAAAGGTGACTGTCGTTGAAATTGGTGACATCAAAAGAGATATCGCTTACCATGGCGACACCTTGAACACCACGGCAAGGATCCAAAGTGTTTGTAACGAATACAACAAGAAATTTCTCATTTCAGAATACCTGCTGGAGAAAATTGACGTAAATCATCACCTTAAAACAGAAGCCTTGGGGATGATCCAATTAAGAGGTAAAACTTCGTCGATAGGAATAGCAAGCCTGGATTATGAAAGGATATAAAGAGATCATCCCGGATTGACCGGGATGATCTTCTCATATCGGAAGCATTCAGCAGGAGCTCTTTTCCGAGGCAGCATGTCTCGTGCTTCAAGATCACTCATATTTCAATTTGTCCACGGGATTGGCATTTGCCGTGCGGGCCGATTTTGTGCTCACAATCACTAATGCGATCACCAACACCAGGACTCCTGGCAAAACAAATCTCCACCACGACAGCGGGATGTGATAGGCAAAGTTGCTCAGCCAACTGTCGACCACATAATAAGCAACGGGTACCGCCAGTACAAAGGAGAGCGCCACCATCTGCACATACTCCCGCGAGAACATC carries:
- a CDS encoding PAS domain S-box protein, which produces MSDFFQWLPGFFVVVDANFKIVSANKSFVEHVSQAQGNIIGKEIFTVFNAPQPVLQAALDSVLIHKQPGPPLLFADADKTVRIECTPVLEGAGNPFIILKVEYIPGIVQPATDPHDLFVTLFEYNPAALAISRLHDAKIINVNESLLRLLEFSGKAEVVGKTSESLNLMDNPEQRNEIIRQLKENKKVMNTEGSLRTRKGNVKWTSLSLLLVNLNDEPCLMAVMIDITERKIAEDKLKRINADLEELVTERSKKMIETELEYRSVIEQATDGIFISDAKGKYIDVNPSACALLGYTKEEFLEMTTQDVLQPEEARRNPPKFAELLNGQKILSRRNLIRKDGSVVPVEISARMLTNGRMLGMVRDVTERQREEEAIQSMNTALEEKVKERTAALERKVMELKESEDKFEKAFKASSAGITITRLSDSRYVEANDAFLQMVGCSREEVLHHSSTELGLIVDIKQREEVLKALIRDGSFKHMEMTIKRRTGELVEILSSIETIQHGGEKFAINIIYDITELKHAQQKLEIANRELEAFTYSVSHDLRAPLRAIIGYSEILKEDFDPVLNDEGKKQLNRIQDNASKMGRLIDDLLAFSKLGKQELAKAQIQTAALVEKNIHDLVASTQTNAEIIVETLEPSFGDLSMLNQVWQNLISNAIKYSSKKENPVIRIGSFSEGHEVVYYIKDNGSGFNMDYGHKLFGVFQRLHKSTEFEGTGVGLALTKRIVDKHGGRIWAEGKDGEGATFFFSLPPMPAD
- a CDS encoding adenylate/guanylate cyclase domain-containing protein, with translation MPKKIDYTATAQRIFAQFPFLTFLSIQINFWIIANVLLGTIMHLQTRSVGETFHLTGLGRLTPVLMVCVTIGILNGVCLGSADYYFDRKMARKQSLGRLLLLKTVISVSVLLLFFALLRFVLFDWVRSPQLASGLSPKSWEYIFYILAIYYFFMTLLINFINQVNKKYGPGVLVPLLLGKYSIPKEEERIFMFMDLKSSTSIAEKLGHIKYSEFIRDSFMDINRELLPYRAEVYQYVGDEIVVTWRVPDGLRDFCCIRFFFASEKHFLDRAEYYTTNYGFLPHFKAGLHMGKVTVVEIGDIKRDIAYHGDTLNTTARIQSVCNEYNKKFLISEYLLEKIDVNHHLKTEALGMIQLRGKTSSIGIASLDYERI